From the Vicia villosa cultivar HV-30 ecotype Madison, WI unplaced genomic scaffold, Vvil1.0 ctg.001633F_1_1, whole genome shotgun sequence genome, the window AGATATTCGTTAACACAGAGAAATCAGGAACGACGACATTGTGTAAGTATTGTCAACAATCAGGTGTGTGAGGTTGAATATCTTATTTGCTTACTATGGTTATTTTGATCAACAGTCATTTAACTTGCATCTTTATGATCATATTGATACCAACCATAAGAATGCTTGCAACAAACACATGTCATTTTATAGGTATAGGTGTTTccgatattgtttttttttaataagcaattcattataaagctcgcactaggggtgcaacccttacaaagagACGCTAAATAGCGTTTGAACAagataaaggaagtttaaaccattcaTAGTAAGTGGCATTGAACTTAGGATAATCAAAAGACAACCATCTCCACGAAAGGAAGATGATATTGGAACAAACCACATCATAGCAAAAAACTTCCCCCTTGAAGATAATGGAGTTTCGCATAATCCGAATGCACCAAATGATAGCAATCCAAATTATGTTTATCTTCACCCTATGATTAACATTTTTCACCTTATCTTGTAAGACTCCGTAATCCAAAAATTCCACTCCGTTCAATACCTCCTTTATACCCACCCAACCATACATTTGGTTCCAAATTTCCTTCACCACATGACAATTAAAAAAGAGATGAGAAATCACTTCCGGATGGTTGCCACAAAACACACAATCTTTGTTAATGATGCTAGAAACTCCTCTTTTCAATAACTCATCTATGGAAGGAATTTTTCCAATGAAGAATCTCCAAGTAAAGACTTTAATTTTAGGAGGAATTTTTAGCTCCCACATCACTTTCAACAAATTGATCAAGTGGCTAGGCCACACAAAAGATTTGAAACCATTAACAATATTAGAAACACTTCTTACCGAAAACTCCTTTTCCGAATTGATGCGCCACATGAAGCTATCCTCCTCCAATTCTACCGGGGTATAAGCGTTTAAATCGTCACAAAAACGGGCCCAAGAGGGCAGCCCCCGGGCTGCCGCAAACGCTGTAGAAGTGGCTGCCCCATTTGCTAAGACCATGGCTGCCCCGGTCGGCAAAACGGCTGCTGTCCCGTGCGAAAGTGCAATGGCAGCTCCTCCATTAAATAAGGCCTCCAACGCCCAATGGCGCTTTCCGTTGTTCCATACCAACACATCCGCCACCGCACAATTTTTAATGGTTGACAAATCAAACACATCCGGATAACGCTCACGAAGAGATTGATCTCCCAACCACaaactatgccaaaaaagaatatttttaccatttttacaACAAGACAAAAAACAACCGGTAAAACCGCTATCAACAAAATCATCTAACAAGTTATTGTTAGAAAtgtctctccaccaaattgaatCGTCATTTCTACTCATGTCTCCATTAGGAACTTGCATCATGAGTTTATGACAATGATATCTCAACGAAATGAATCTACTCCATATAGCATTATCCTCtctcaaaattctccacttccatttcaaAAGAAGAGCTTTGTTAACTTCCGCCACATCTCTCACACCAAGCCTACCCTTATCTTTCGGTCTACACACATACTTCCACTTCACCCAATGTATACACTTTTTAACCTCCCTCCCTTCCCA encodes:
- the LOC131636104 gene encoding uncharacterized protein LOC131636104 — protein: MMQVPNGDMSRNDDSIWWRDISNNNLLDDFVDSGFTGCFLSCCKNGKNILFWHSLWLGDQSLRERYPDVFDLSTIKNCAVADVLVWNNGKRHWALEALFNGGAAIALSHGTAAVLPTGAAMVLANGAATSTAFAAARGLPSWARFCDDLNAYTPVELEEDSFMWRINSEKEFSVRSVSNIVNGFKSFVWPSHLINLLKVMWELKIPPKIKVFTWRFFIGKIPSIDELLKRGVSSIINKDCVFCGNHPEVISHLFFNCHVVKEIWNQMYGWVGIKEVLNGVEFLDYGVLQDKVKNVNHRVKINIIWIAIIWCIRIMRNSIIFKGEVFCYDVVCSNIIFLSWRWLSFDYPKFNATYYEWFKLPLSCSNAI